The proteins below are encoded in one region of Psychrilyobacter piezotolerans:
- a CDS encoding septum site-determining protein MinC, with protein sequence MEKIKLNISGNLVGIRIPSTTVFEMIEGQLKGIIIKNYKLLRTLKFYKIVDSNFSESQTLQLEKIIESIVSLKPLEKADKSNKVTEKKVDYRFHYGNLRSGEKINSDTSVIILGNLNPGSYVKSRKNIFVYGKAHGTLHAGCDTNKYQSSFVYIEEGEHPKVRIGEVQIMHDDKELDKNIMFEKKMGKITVKKLDKSQIKELMKKIGVDLI encoded by the coding sequence ATGGAGAAGATAAAACTAAATATATCAGGAAATTTAGTTGGAATAAGAATACCTTCAACTACAGTTTTTGAGATGATAGAGGGGCAGTTAAAAGGTATAATTATAAAAAATTATAAATTACTGAGAACATTAAAATTTTATAAGATAGTAGATTCAAATTTTAGCGAAAGTCAAACTTTACAACTGGAAAAAATAATAGAGTCTATAGTGAGTTTAAAACCACTAGAAAAAGCAGATAAATCCAATAAAGTAACGGAAAAAAAAGTTGATTATAGATTTCATTATGGAAATTTAAGGTCAGGGGAAAAAATTAATTCAGATACCAGTGTAATAATATTAGGGAATCTAAACCCGGGATCCTATGTAAAGAGCAGGAAAAATATTTTTGTCTATGGAAAAGCTCACGGTACTCTGCATGCTGGGTGCGATACAAATAAATATCAAAGTAGTTTTGTATATATAGAAGAAGGGGAACATCCCAAGGTAAGGATAGGCGAGGTTCAGATTATGCACGACGATAAAGAACTGGATAAAAATATTATGTTTGAAAAAAAAATGGGAAAGATAACTGTAAAAAAACTGGATAAAAGCCAGATAAAAGAGTTGATGAAAAAAATAGGTGTCGATCTGATATAA
- a CDS encoding mechanosensitive ion channel family protein: MDYVDYFSTLFITYGLKLLYAVLIWVVGKFIIGKLMLLVDKKMEIARTEITLKKFLHSIVNTLCYAFLFIVIISTLGIQTASFVAVLGAMSLAIGFALQGSLANFAGGVLILLFKPFKIGDYIGAAGVSGTVVEIQIFATLLNTPDNKRIVIPNGKLSNDTLTNYSKNPTRRVDITFSVGYNDDLDKAKSVLVDIAKSQEKILKTPDIFVEIIEYGDSSVNIVYRVWCDAKDYWGVYFQSMKMAKIEFDKANISIPYPQMDVHVEK, from the coding sequence ATGGATTACGTAGATTATTTTTCTACACTTTTTATCACTTACGGACTTAAACTTCTCTACGCTGTATTAATATGGGTTGTTGGAAAGTTTATCATCGGCAAATTAATGCTGCTGGTAGACAAGAAGATGGAAATTGCTCGCACTGAAATCACACTCAAGAAATTTTTACATTCTATAGTTAACACACTTTGTTACGCTTTTTTATTTATCGTTATCATCTCTACTCTGGGGATACAAACAGCTTCCTTTGTAGCTGTACTAGGTGCCATGTCTTTAGCTATTGGATTTGCACTTCAAGGCAGTTTGGCTAACTTTGCCGGAGGTGTCTTGATTTTGCTATTTAAACCCTTTAAAATCGGTGACTACATAGGAGCTGCTGGAGTTTCTGGAACAGTTGTTGAGATACAGATTTTTGCTACCCTTTTAAATACTCCAGACAACAAAAGGATTGTTATTCCAAATGGTAAATTATCCAACGACACCCTTACAAACTACTCTAAAAATCCAACCAGGAGGGTAGATATTACTTTTAGTGTAGGATATAATGACGACCTGGATAAGGCTAAATCTGTTCTTGTTGACATTGCAAAATCTCAAGAAAAGATTCTGAAAACCCCTGATATTTTTGTAGAAATAATAGAATATGGGGATTCTTCTGTCAACATAGTTTATCGGGTTTGGTGTGATGCAAAGGATTATTGGGGTGTTTATTTCCAATCTATGAAGATGGCAAAAATTGAATTTGATAAAGCTAATATCTCCATTCCGTATCCACAAATGGATGTACATGTAGAAAAATAA
- a CDS encoding putative glycoside hydrolase — protein sequence MPKIKTIIFSTILIVALFFIFKNKDNFFSKKEITSKKEVALPSAMYISELTTLRESIDGKPKNSLIIGTSINILKVEKNWVYISTEKPDYKGWVEKKYLTEIKLKDKDIFQTIKVLTDIPVDKEGAENNNKNFIKKMVDTDFNIRELYQLGDVQFKSINKQFYKNNPKNDIRAVYISLNGMYHVDDYIDLAKQTNINAFVLDIKNDHGRILFESPTARKVLGDSYIRPRVKDMNLFIKKLKDNNIYLLGRISTFKDEAYAISNKNDTILDKRYNRAYRSSDKIPWLSPYNRNIWYYNVELAKEAADLGFNEILFDYVRFPDRVQNLEKNSKLIYNNTYSETKSEVIQRFLKYAHDELAKKEVYTAASVFGQIGISKDDENIGQHWESISNVVDFINPMAYPSHYKGGTYGLKNPDNNPFTLLNYYTKDVILRNDNLENPAIIETWIQGFSAPWIKNYRNYKTKELKEQIKALKVEGLNGYLVWNASSRYYWDGLK from the coding sequence ATGCCAAAAATAAAAACAATAATTTTTTCAACCATACTCATTGTGGCGTTATTTTTTATCTTTAAAAACAAAGATAATTTTTTTTCAAAAAAAGAAATAACCAGCAAGAAAGAAGTGGCTTTACCGTCTGCTATGTATATTTCAGAATTGACTACTTTAAGGGAAAGTATAGATGGAAAACCAAAAAATTCATTGATCATTGGTACTTCAATAAACATTTTAAAAGTCGAAAAAAATTGGGTATATATATCGACTGAAAAGCCTGATTATAAGGGATGGGTTGAAAAAAAATATCTCACTGAGATCAAATTAAAGGATAAAGATATATTTCAAACTATCAAAGTTTTAACAGATATACCAGTAGATAAGGAGGGAGCTGAAAATAATAATAAGAATTTTATAAAAAAAATGGTAGATACAGATTTTAATATCAGGGAACTATATCAATTAGGAGATGTACAATTTAAATCCATCAATAAACAATTCTATAAAAATAATCCTAAAAATGATATTAGGGCTGTATATATATCTCTCAATGGAATGTATCATGTAGACGATTATATTGACTTAGCAAAACAAACAAATATCAATGCATTTGTTTTAGATATAAAAAATGATCATGGAAGAATATTATTTGAGTCACCTACAGCACGTAAAGTTTTAGGTGATTCCTATATTCGTCCCAGGGTAAAAGATATGAATCTATTCATAAAAAAACTAAAGGATAATAATATCTACCTTCTTGGCAGAATCTCTACCTTTAAAGATGAGGCATATGCTATTTCCAATAAAAACGATACCATTTTAGACAAAAGATATAACCGTGCATACCGAAGTTCAGATAAGATCCCATGGTTGTCCCCTTACAATCGGAATATCTGGTATTATAACGTAGAGTTGGCAAAAGAAGCTGCCGATTTAGGATTTAATGAAATTTTATTTGATTATGTCAGGTTCCCTGACAGAGTTCAGAACCTGGAAAAAAACTCAAAATTAATCTATAACAACACTTATTCGGAAACAAAATCAGAAGTTATCCAAAGGTTTTTAAAATACGCCCATGATGAACTAGCTAAAAAAGAAGTTTATACAGCTGCATCTGTTTTCGGTCAAATCGGTATCTCAAAAGATGATGAAAATATTGGGCAGCATTGGGAATCCATCTCCAACGTGGTTGACTTTATCAACCCTATGGCTTATCCGTCGCATTATAAAGGTGGAACATATGGACTAAAAAACCCAGATAATAATCCGTTTACACTATTAAATTATTATACAAAAGATGTAATTTTGAGAAATGATAATTTAGAAAACCCTGCTATTATCGAAACATGGATTCAAGGGTTTAGTGCTCCTTGGATTAAAAATTATAGGAATTATAAAACAAAGGAGTTAAAAGAGCAGATAAAAGCTCTTAAGGTAGAAGGTTTAAATGGTTATCTTGTTTGGAACGCATCCAGCCGTTATTATTGGGATGGTTTAAAATAA
- the tsaD gene encoding tRNA (adenosine(37)-N6)-threonylcarbamoyltransferase complex transferase subunit TsaD: MIILGIETSCDETSISVLKDGKEMLSNHISSQIDIHKEYGGVVPEIASRHHIKNIAAIMEVSLKEAEITLDDVDYIAVTYAPGLIGALLVGISFAKGISYGRNIPIIPVHHIKGHIYANFLEHKVELPAIALVVSGGHTNIIYIDENHKFFNLGGTLDDAVGESYDKVSRVMGLGYPGGPVIDKLAYEGDSDKIPMPEPKVGGYEFSFSGVKTSVINYVNKMNMKKEEYNPADIAASFQNRVVDILCKKTIAAATEKGVKNILIAGGVAANSLLRKELLERSKSEGIEVFYPSMKLCTDNAGMIAAAGYYKLTYGDSDKIFADLKLNGVANMGIEED, from the coding sequence ATGATTATATTAGGAATAGAAACATCGTGTGATGAAACGTCTATATCAGTGTTGAAGGATGGAAAGGAAATGTTATCCAACCATATTTCATCGCAAATAGACATACATAAGGAATATGGAGGAGTTGTTCCTGAAATAGCTTCCAGGCACCACATTAAAAATATAGCAGCTATAATGGAAGTCAGCTTGAAGGAAGCTGAAATAACCCTGGATGATGTGGATTATATAGCTGTAACCTATGCACCTGGTCTCATAGGAGCACTTTTAGTCGGGATCTCATTTGCTAAAGGGATCTCCTACGGAAGGAATATACCTATAATACCGGTACACCATATAAAGGGACATATCTATGCGAACTTTTTGGAACACAAGGTGGAACTGCCTGCAATTGCACTGGTGGTATCTGGAGGGCATACAAATATAATATATATCGATGAAAATCATAAATTCTTTAATCTGGGGGGGACACTGGATGATGCAGTAGGAGAATCTTATGACAAGGTATCCAGAGTAATGGGGTTAGGATATCCCGGTGGACCAGTAATAGATAAATTAGCATATGAGGGAGATAGTGATAAGATTCCTATGCCGGAACCCAAGGTTGGGGGTTATGAGTTTAGTTTTTCAGGGGTAAAAACTTCGGTGATAAACTATGTGAATAAGATGAATATGAAAAAAGAGGAATATAATCCCGCCGATATAGCAGCTAGTTTTCAAAACAGAGTAGTGGACATACTCTGTAAGAAAACCATTGCAGCAGCTACGGAAAAAGGGGTGAAGAATATCCTTATAGCAGGGGGGGTAGCAGCCAATTCATTATTGAGAAAGGAACTGTTGGAGAGATCAAAATCAGAGGGGATAGAAGTTTTTTACCCATCTATGAAATTATGTACTGATAATGCTGGTATGATTGCAGCAGCAGGGTATTATAAGCTGACATATGGAGATTCAGATAAAATATTTGCTGATTTAAAATTAAATGGAGTAGCAAATATGGGGATAGAGGAAGATTAA